One window of the Shewanella cyperi genome contains the following:
- a CDS encoding LysR substrate-binding domain-containing protein gives MNPLNHLNSLRAIEAAARHRSYTLAAAELFVTQAAISQQVRQVEAWLGIKLFVRQGRQMQPTAKGQQLAEQLSQGFATIGEAVKRLKCEPLEGELNITTTQSFATMMLSPALGDFNRRYPEVQLKVWASTAMEDLHHGSMDVAIRYGFTEYAGLSQRTLLEDELVPLCSPALCRDGQLTNAAALRHCWLIDSTQTTGRDWPAWFACAGIDMQPRDFKWISVSNLDMALSTALSGHGVFLGSRRMARAFIEAGSLVNPINLALPSGIRYSLLHDPQSPRLARIQLFENWLLERFAS, from the coding sequence ATGAATCCATTGAACCATCTCAACAGCCTCAGGGCCATAGAAGCCGCAGCCCGCCATCGCAGCTATACCCTGGCTGCGGCGGAGCTGTTTGTGACCCAGGCCGCCATCAGTCAGCAGGTACGTCAGGTGGAAGCCTGGCTCGGGATTAAGCTGTTTGTGCGTCAGGGGCGACAGATGCAGCCGACGGCCAAGGGCCAACAGCTGGCGGAACAGCTCAGTCAGGGGTTTGCGACCATAGGCGAGGCGGTGAAACGGCTTAAATGTGAACCCCTTGAAGGTGAGCTGAATATCACCACCACCCAATCCTTCGCCACCATGATGTTGTCGCCGGCCCTCGGCGACTTCAACCGCCGCTATCCCGAGGTGCAGCTGAAGGTGTGGGCCTCGACGGCCATGGAAGATCTGCACCACGGCAGCATGGATGTGGCCATACGTTACGGCTTCACCGAGTACGCTGGGCTTTCCCAGCGTACCCTGCTCGAGGATGAGCTGGTGCCCCTGTGCTCACCGGCACTGTGCCGCGATGGTCAACTGACCAATGCCGCGGCACTGCGGCACTGCTGGCTTATCGACAGCACCCAAACCACGGGCCGCGACTGGCCGGCCTGGTTCGCCTGTGCCGGTATCGACATGCAGCCCCGTGATTTCAAATGGATCAGTGTCAGCAACCTGGATATGGCCCTGAGCACGGCCCTGTCCGGTCACGGGGTGTTTCTGGGCTCGCGCCGCATGGCCCGCGCCTTTATCGAGGCCGGCAGCCTGGTCAACCCCATCAATCTGGCGCTGCCGTCGGGGATCCGCTACAGCCTGCTGCACGATCCCCAGTCCCCCAGGCTGGCGCGGATCCAATTGTTCGAAAACTGGCTGCTCGAGCGCTTTGCCAGCTGA